From one Triticum urartu cultivar G1812 chromosome 3, Tu2.1, whole genome shotgun sequence genomic stretch:
- the LOC125545323 gene encoding ABC transporter B family member 4-like isoform X2: MYLKAILRQDIAFFDKEMSTGQVVERMSGDTFLIQDAIGEKVGKIIQLLSTFFGGFIVAFVRGWLLTLVMLSSIPPVAVAGAIVSRMMTTLSTKMQAKYGDAGDIVEQTIGTIRTVVSFNGEKQAITTYNKFIRKAYESARREGAVSGLGVGSIMAILFCSYGLAVWYGSKLIVDRGYNGGIVITIIMSVMVGAMSLGQAAPSITAFAQGQGAAYRMFKTIERQPCIDVYNTTGIILEDIKGDVELKDVYFSYPTRPEHLVFDGFSLRVPSGTTMALVGVSGSGKSTVVSLVERFYDPQSGEVLIDGVDIRRMTLGWIRGKIGLVSQEPVLFSSTIRENISYGKDGLNLEEIRRAIELANAANFIDKLPNGLETMVGERGIQLSGGQKQRIAIARAIIKNPRILLLDEATSALDMESERVVQEALDRVMLERTTIIVAHRLSTVKNADVISVLQHGKIVEQGSHVQLVNKPEGAYSQLIHLQETLQVAEAPNVDPDAIIMENSFGSRLFTRKPRSQGSSFRRSTSKGSSFGHSGTHPYPDPCDPMEFNNDQDLEESADKISSDRKKAPIGRLFYLNKPEAPVLALGSIAAAMHGAILPVYGILISSAIKTFYEPPAELLKDSRFWASMFAMLGACALVLIPIEYFLFGLAGGKLVERIRSLTFRSVMHQDINWFDKPEHSSGAIGARLSTDALNVKRLVGENLALNVQTISTIIVGFTIAMVANWKLALIITVVVPLVGFQAYAQMKFLKGLNKNAKLKYEEASHVATNAVGGIRTVASFCAEQKVMDAYEKKCESPTRQGVREGVVGGLGFGFSFLVFYLTYALCFYVGAKFVHGGTATFPEVFRVFFVLVLAASGISRTSAVGADSTKASESAISVFEILDRKSKIDSSSEEGMVVANLRGDIEFQNVCFSYPLRPNVQIFTDLSLSIPSGKTAALVGESGSGKSTAIALLERFYDPSSGRILFDGIELPALKVSWLRLQIGLVAQEPVLFNDTIRANIAYGKQGEASEEEIVAAAEAANAHQFISGLPDGYNTVVGERGIQLSGGQKQRVAIARAVVKDPKVLLLDEATSALDAESERVVQEALDQVMVGRTTVVVAHRLSTVRGADIISVVKNGTIVEKGRHEELLRIKDGAYASLVELSSTSR, translated from the exons ATGTATCTCAAGGCGATTCTCAGACAGGACATTGCTTTCTTTGACAAGGAAATGAGCACTGGACAAGTTGTTGAGAGGATGTCTGGGGACACATTCCTCATTCAAGATGCCATTGGAGAAAAG GTTGGCAAGATCATACAGCTCCTTTCTACCTTTTTTGGAGGCTTCATTGTTGCATTTGTGAGAGGATGGCTCTTGACACTTGTTATGCTCTCAAGCATCCCTCCAGTAGCCGTGGCTGGTGCTATTGTGTCAAGGATGATGACAACGTTGTCCACTAAAATGCAAGCAAAATATGGTGATGCTGGAGACATTGTTGAGCAAACTATTGGGACCATTCGAACG GTTGTCTCATTCAATGGTGAGAAGCAAGCTATAACAACATATAACAAGTTCATAAGAAAAGCATATGAGTCTGCTCGTCGAGAAGGTGCTGTCAGTGGCCTTGGAGTGGGTTCAATAATGGCAATCTTGTTTTGCAGCTATGGGTTGGCAGTTTGGTATGGATCTAAATTGATAGTTGACCGAGGATATAATGGTGGCATAGTTATTACTATTATAATGTCCGTCATGGTTGGCGCAAT GTCCTTAGGTCAGGCAGCACCATCAATAACAGCTTTTGCACAAGGTCAAGGAGCAGCATATAGAATGTTCAAGACAATTGAAAGGCAACCATGTATTGATGTATATAACACCACAGGTATCATATTGGAAGACATCAAGGGTGATGTTGAACTGAAGGATGTCTACTTCAGCTATCCTACCAGGCCTGAACATTTGGTATTTGATGGATTCTCCTTACGGGTACCAAGTGGAACTACAATGGCACTAGTTGGAGTGAGCGGTAGTGGAAAGTCAACTGTGGTCAGTTTGGTGGAGAGATTCTACGATCCACAGTCTGGGGAAGTCTTGATAGATGGAGTTGACATTAGAAGAATGACTCTTGGGTGGATAAGAGGAAAAATCGGTCTCGTCAGCCAAGAACCAGTGTTGTTCTCGAGTACGATCAGAGAAAATATTTCCTATGGGAAGGATGGTCTTAATCTCGAAGAGATCAGAAGAGCAATCGAGCTTGCAAATGCAGCAAACTTCATTGATAAACTGCCAAAT GGTCTTGAGACAATGGTTGGGGAACGTGGGATTCAGCTGTCTGGAGGGCAGAAGCAAAGAATAGCAATTGCTAGAGCGATTATAAAAAACCCTAGGATATTGCTACTTGATGAAGCAACCAGCGCGCTGGATATGGAATCTGAGAGGGTAGTTCAAGAAGCTTTGGATAGGGTAATGTTAGAAAGGACTACAATTATTGTTGCGCATCGCCTAAGCACAGTAAAGAACGCTGATGTCATATCCGTCCTACAACACGGGAAGATTGTGGAACAAG GTTCACATGTACAACTGGTGAACAAACCTGAAGGTGCATACTCTCAGCTGATTCATCTGCAAGAGACTCTGCAGGTAGCAGAAGCCCCTAACGTCGATCCTGATGCGATAATAATGGAAAACAGTTTTGGCTCTAGGTTGTTCACAAGGAAACCAAGAAGCCAAggcagctcctttaggagatcaACCAGTAAAGGCTCCTCTTTTGGGCACAGTGGTACACATCCTTACCCTGATCCATGTGATCCCATGGAATTCAACAATGATCAAGACCTAGAGGAGAGTGCAGATAAAATATCTAGTGACAGAAAGAAAGCTCCAATCGGCCGACTCTTTTATCTGAACAAACCAGAGGCTCCTGTTCTTGCTCTTGGTTCGATTGCTGCTGCAATGCACGGGGCTATTTTGCCTGTATATGGCATATTGATTTCAAGTGCAATAAAGACGTTTTATGAGCCGCCAGCAGAACTACTCAAGGACTCGAGGTTCTGGGCAAGCATGTTTGCCATGCTGGGTGCTTGTGCACTTGTTCTGATTCCAATAGAGTACTTCTTGTTTGGATTAGCAGGTGGGAAGCTTGTGGAGCGCATACGGTCGCTGACATTCCGAAGTGTCATGCACCAGGACATCAACTGGTTTGATAAACCTGAACACTCTAG TGGAGCAATAGGTGCAAGGCTATCGACTGATGCTCTGAACGTGAAGCGGCTTGTAGGAGAAAATTTAGCACTTAATGTCCAGACTATATCAACCATCATAGTAGGTTTCACAATAGCTATGGTGGCAAACTGGAAGCTGGCATTGATTATCACAGTGGTGGTTCCATTGGTGGGTTTCCAAGCCTATGCTCAAATGAAGTTCCTGAAAGGTCTCAATAAAAACGCAAAG TTAAAGTACGAGGAAGCAAGTCATGTAGCAACCAACGCCGTTGGAGGAATCAGAACTGTGGCGTCGTTTTGCGCAGAGCAGAAGGTGATGGATGCCTATGAAAAGAAATGTGAATCTCCAACAAGGCAGGGAGTGAGGGAAGGTGTTGTTGGTGGCTTGGGATTTGGGTTCTCGTTCCTTGTGTTCTACCTTACTTATGCTCTCTGCTTCTACGTCGGTGCAAAGTTTGTTCATGGAGGAACGGCAACATTTCCTGAGGTGTTTCGG GTCTTCTTCGTATTAGTTTTGGCGGCTAGTGGGATCTCACGAACAAGCGCAGTAGGTGCAGATAGCACCAAGGCTAGTGAATCGGCCATCTCCGTGTTCGAAATTCTTGACCGTAAGTCCAAGATAGATTCCAGCAGCGAGGAGGGCATGGTGGTTGCAAATCTCAGGGGTGACATTGAGTTCCAGAATGTGTGCTTCAGCTACCCCTTACGCCCAAATGTTCAAATATTCACTGATCTGTCCTTGAGCATTCCTTCTGGAAAG ACGGCTGCCCTTGTTGGAGAGAGTGGAAGTGGAAAGTCCACTGCCATTGCGCTGCTCGAGAGGTTCTACGACCCGAGTTCAGGCAGGATCCTTTTTGATGGCATTGAGCTTCCGGCCCTCAAGGTCAGTTGGCTTCGGCTGCAGATTGGGCTCGTGGCGCAGGAGCCAGTGCTGTTCAACGACACCATCCGCGCCAACATAGCCTACGGAAAGCAAGGGGAGGCCTCCGAAGAAGAGATCGTGGCTGCAGCCGAAGCAGCCAACGCGCACCAGTTCATCTCCGGGCTGCCCGACGGCTACAACACCGTCGTCGGCGAGAGGGGAATCCAGCTGTCCGGCGGGCAGAAGCAGCGGGTAGCCATCGCGAGGGCCGTCGTCAAGGACCCCAAGGTGCTCCTGCTGGACGAGGCAACGAGCGCTCTAGACGCGGAGTCAGAGCGTGTGGTGCAGGAGGCACTGGACCAGGTGATGGTCGGGAGGACGACTGTGGTGGTGGCGCATCGCCTGTCGACTGTGAGAGGCGCCGACATTATCAGCGTGGTGAAGAACGGGACGATAGTGGAGAAAGGAAGGCATGAAGAACTGCTGCGGATCAAGGATGGAGCCTACGCTTCCCTTGTCGAGCTTAGCTCCACTTCAAGATAA
- the LOC125548834 gene encoding uncharacterized protein LOC125548834, giving the protein MAGEIHHGSPAAAIFPYVVVAKYLLSPVYQLVLLASAAKPEPSSLELLQPNTPVRSPDYDNDVQGTLTMGVADEYVGAVIGYAGRTIREIERVTGVQISISKGELKAGTSEREVVTSGTWEAVDAAEVMIVQRVLDAANSCRR; this is encoded by the exons ATGGCCGGCGAGATCCATCATGGCTCCCCTGCAGCAGCTATTTTTCCATATGTAGTGGTTGCAAAATATCTACTATCCCCAGTTTACCAACTAGTGCTATTGGCCTCTGCAGCAAAACCTGAACCATCTTCTCTTGAATTACTCCAGCCTAACACACCCGTGAGATCGCCTGACTACGACAACGATGTGCAAGGGACCCTCACCATGGGTGTCGCGGACGAGTACGTGGGCGCCGTCATCGGCTATGCCGGGAGGACCATACGTGAGATCGAACGG GTTACGGGCGTGCAGATCAGTATCTCTAAGGGGGAGCTCAAAGCTGGGACGAGCGAGAG GGAGGTGGTGACCAGTGGGACATGGGAGGCGGTCGATGCGGCGGAGGTGATGATCGTGCAGCGGGTCTTGGACGCCGCCAATAGTTGCCGCCGGTAG
- the LOC125545323 gene encoding ABC transporter B family member 5-like isoform X1, whose protein sequence is MGGRGREQGGERSDVDGGREDGADDGHGRRPAAPRVPLYRMFAFADRTDAALMAVGAATAVANGMAQPLMTFIFGDVIDAFGSAASSRDVLHRVTKVIINFVYLGIGAGLASTLQVSCWTITGERQAARIRAMYLKAILRQDIAFFDKEMSTGQVVERMSGDTFLIQDAIGEKVGKIIQLLSTFFGGFIVAFVRGWLLTLVMLSSIPPVAVAGAIVSRMMTTLSTKMQAKYGDAGDIVEQTIGTIRTVVSFNGEKQAITTYNKFIRKAYESARREGAVSGLGVGSIMAILFCSYGLAVWYGSKLIVDRGYNGGIVITIIMSVMVGAMSLGQAAPSITAFAQGQGAAYRMFKTIERQPCIDVYNTTGIILEDIKGDVELKDVYFSYPTRPEHLVFDGFSLRVPSGTTMALVGVSGSGKSTVVSLVERFYDPQSGEVLIDGVDIRRMTLGWIRGKIGLVSQEPVLFSSTIRENISYGKDGLNLEEIRRAIELANAANFIDKLPNGLETMVGERGIQLSGGQKQRIAIARAIIKNPRILLLDEATSALDMESERVVQEALDRVMLERTTIIVAHRLSTVKNADVISVLQHGKIVEQGSHVQLVNKPEGAYSQLIHLQETLQVAEAPNVDPDAIIMENSFGSRLFTRKPRSQGSSFRRSTSKGSSFGHSGTHPYPDPCDPMEFNNDQDLEESADKISSDRKKAPIGRLFYLNKPEAPVLALGSIAAAMHGAILPVYGILISSAIKTFYEPPAELLKDSRFWASMFAMLGACALVLIPIEYFLFGLAGGKLVERIRSLTFRSVMHQDINWFDKPEHSSGAIGARLSTDALNVKRLVGENLALNVQTISTIIVGFTIAMVANWKLALIITVVVPLVGFQAYAQMKFLKGLNKNAKLKYEEASHVATNAVGGIRTVASFCAEQKVMDAYEKKCESPTRQGVREGVVGGLGFGFSFLVFYLTYALCFYVGAKFVHGGTATFPEVFRVFFVLVLAASGISRTSAVGADSTKASESAISVFEILDRKSKIDSSSEEGMVVANLRGDIEFQNVCFSYPLRPNVQIFTDLSLSIPSGKTAALVGESGSGKSTAIALLERFYDPSSGRILFDGIELPALKVSWLRLQIGLVAQEPVLFNDTIRANIAYGKQGEASEEEIVAAAEAANAHQFISGLPDGYNTVVGERGIQLSGGQKQRVAIARAVVKDPKVLLLDEATSALDAESERVVQEALDQVMVGRTTVVVAHRLSTVRGADIISVVKNGTIVEKGRHEELLRIKDGAYASLVELSSTSR, encoded by the exons AtgggagggagggggagggagcAAGGCGGGGAGAGGAGCGACGTCGACGGCGGACGAGAGGACGGAGCTGACGACGGACATGGGAGGAGGCCCGCGGCGCCGCGCGTGCCGCTCTACCGGATGTTCGCCTTCGCGGACAGGACGGACGCGGCGCTCATGGCGGTGGGCGCGGCCACGGCGGTGGCCAACGGGATGGCGCAGCCGCTCATGACCTTCATCTTCGGCGACGTCATCGACGCCTTCGGCTCCGCCGCCTCGTCGCGGGACGTCCTGCACAGGGTCACCAAG GTGATCATTAACTTTGTTTATCTTGGTATTGGAGCAGGACTTGCTTCAACACTTC AGGTATCATGCTGGACAATTACTGGAGAAAGACAGGCAGCACGAATCAGAGCTATGTATCTCAAGGCGATTCTCAGACAGGACATTGCTTTCTTTGACAAGGAAATGAGCACTGGACAAGTTGTTGAGAGGATGTCTGGGGACACATTCCTCATTCAAGATGCCATTGGAGAAAAG GTTGGCAAGATCATACAGCTCCTTTCTACCTTTTTTGGAGGCTTCATTGTTGCATTTGTGAGAGGATGGCTCTTGACACTTGTTATGCTCTCAAGCATCCCTCCAGTAGCCGTGGCTGGTGCTATTGTGTCAAGGATGATGACAACGTTGTCCACTAAAATGCAAGCAAAATATGGTGATGCTGGAGACATTGTTGAGCAAACTATTGGGACCATTCGAACG GTTGTCTCATTCAATGGTGAGAAGCAAGCTATAACAACATATAACAAGTTCATAAGAAAAGCATATGAGTCTGCTCGTCGAGAAGGTGCTGTCAGTGGCCTTGGAGTGGGTTCAATAATGGCAATCTTGTTTTGCAGCTATGGGTTGGCAGTTTGGTATGGATCTAAATTGATAGTTGACCGAGGATATAATGGTGGCATAGTTATTACTATTATAATGTCCGTCATGGTTGGCGCAAT GTCCTTAGGTCAGGCAGCACCATCAATAACAGCTTTTGCACAAGGTCAAGGAGCAGCATATAGAATGTTCAAGACAATTGAAAGGCAACCATGTATTGATGTATATAACACCACAGGTATCATATTGGAAGACATCAAGGGTGATGTTGAACTGAAGGATGTCTACTTCAGCTATCCTACCAGGCCTGAACATTTGGTATTTGATGGATTCTCCTTACGGGTACCAAGTGGAACTACAATGGCACTAGTTGGAGTGAGCGGTAGTGGAAAGTCAACTGTGGTCAGTTTGGTGGAGAGATTCTACGATCCACAGTCTGGGGAAGTCTTGATAGATGGAGTTGACATTAGAAGAATGACTCTTGGGTGGATAAGAGGAAAAATCGGTCTCGTCAGCCAAGAACCAGTGTTGTTCTCGAGTACGATCAGAGAAAATATTTCCTATGGGAAGGATGGTCTTAATCTCGAAGAGATCAGAAGAGCAATCGAGCTTGCAAATGCAGCAAACTTCATTGATAAACTGCCAAAT GGTCTTGAGACAATGGTTGGGGAACGTGGGATTCAGCTGTCTGGAGGGCAGAAGCAAAGAATAGCAATTGCTAGAGCGATTATAAAAAACCCTAGGATATTGCTACTTGATGAAGCAACCAGCGCGCTGGATATGGAATCTGAGAGGGTAGTTCAAGAAGCTTTGGATAGGGTAATGTTAGAAAGGACTACAATTATTGTTGCGCATCGCCTAAGCACAGTAAAGAACGCTGATGTCATATCCGTCCTACAACACGGGAAGATTGTGGAACAAG GTTCACATGTACAACTGGTGAACAAACCTGAAGGTGCATACTCTCAGCTGATTCATCTGCAAGAGACTCTGCAGGTAGCAGAAGCCCCTAACGTCGATCCTGATGCGATAATAATGGAAAACAGTTTTGGCTCTAGGTTGTTCACAAGGAAACCAAGAAGCCAAggcagctcctttaggagatcaACCAGTAAAGGCTCCTCTTTTGGGCACAGTGGTACACATCCTTACCCTGATCCATGTGATCCCATGGAATTCAACAATGATCAAGACCTAGAGGAGAGTGCAGATAAAATATCTAGTGACAGAAAGAAAGCTCCAATCGGCCGACTCTTTTATCTGAACAAACCAGAGGCTCCTGTTCTTGCTCTTGGTTCGATTGCTGCTGCAATGCACGGGGCTATTTTGCCTGTATATGGCATATTGATTTCAAGTGCAATAAAGACGTTTTATGAGCCGCCAGCAGAACTACTCAAGGACTCGAGGTTCTGGGCAAGCATGTTTGCCATGCTGGGTGCTTGTGCACTTGTTCTGATTCCAATAGAGTACTTCTTGTTTGGATTAGCAGGTGGGAAGCTTGTGGAGCGCATACGGTCGCTGACATTCCGAAGTGTCATGCACCAGGACATCAACTGGTTTGATAAACCTGAACACTCTAG TGGAGCAATAGGTGCAAGGCTATCGACTGATGCTCTGAACGTGAAGCGGCTTGTAGGAGAAAATTTAGCACTTAATGTCCAGACTATATCAACCATCATAGTAGGTTTCACAATAGCTATGGTGGCAAACTGGAAGCTGGCATTGATTATCACAGTGGTGGTTCCATTGGTGGGTTTCCAAGCCTATGCTCAAATGAAGTTCCTGAAAGGTCTCAATAAAAACGCAAAG TTAAAGTACGAGGAAGCAAGTCATGTAGCAACCAACGCCGTTGGAGGAATCAGAACTGTGGCGTCGTTTTGCGCAGAGCAGAAGGTGATGGATGCCTATGAAAAGAAATGTGAATCTCCAACAAGGCAGGGAGTGAGGGAAGGTGTTGTTGGTGGCTTGGGATTTGGGTTCTCGTTCCTTGTGTTCTACCTTACTTATGCTCTCTGCTTCTACGTCGGTGCAAAGTTTGTTCATGGAGGAACGGCAACATTTCCTGAGGTGTTTCGG GTCTTCTTCGTATTAGTTTTGGCGGCTAGTGGGATCTCACGAACAAGCGCAGTAGGTGCAGATAGCACCAAGGCTAGTGAATCGGCCATCTCCGTGTTCGAAATTCTTGACCGTAAGTCCAAGATAGATTCCAGCAGCGAGGAGGGCATGGTGGTTGCAAATCTCAGGGGTGACATTGAGTTCCAGAATGTGTGCTTCAGCTACCCCTTACGCCCAAATGTTCAAATATTCACTGATCTGTCCTTGAGCATTCCTTCTGGAAAG ACGGCTGCCCTTGTTGGAGAGAGTGGAAGTGGAAAGTCCACTGCCATTGCGCTGCTCGAGAGGTTCTACGACCCGAGTTCAGGCAGGATCCTTTTTGATGGCATTGAGCTTCCGGCCCTCAAGGTCAGTTGGCTTCGGCTGCAGATTGGGCTCGTGGCGCAGGAGCCAGTGCTGTTCAACGACACCATCCGCGCCAACATAGCCTACGGAAAGCAAGGGGAGGCCTCCGAAGAAGAGATCGTGGCTGCAGCCGAAGCAGCCAACGCGCACCAGTTCATCTCCGGGCTGCCCGACGGCTACAACACCGTCGTCGGCGAGAGGGGAATCCAGCTGTCCGGCGGGCAGAAGCAGCGGGTAGCCATCGCGAGGGCCGTCGTCAAGGACCCCAAGGTGCTCCTGCTGGACGAGGCAACGAGCGCTCTAGACGCGGAGTCAGAGCGTGTGGTGCAGGAGGCACTGGACCAGGTGATGGTCGGGAGGACGACTGTGGTGGTGGCGCATCGCCTGTCGACTGTGAGAGGCGCCGACATTATCAGCGTGGTGAAGAACGGGACGATAGTGGAGAAAGGAAGGCATGAAGAACTGCTGCGGATCAAGGATGGAGCCTACGCTTCCCTTGTCGAGCTTAGCTCCACTTCAAGATAA